In the genome of Populus trichocarpa isolate Nisqually-1 chromosome 6, P.trichocarpa_v4.1, whole genome shotgun sequence, one region contains:
- the LOC18100012 gene encoding uncharacterized protein LOC18100012, which translates to MGNYTSCCAVVTLSSKPKTAKLINSQGNLRQVSLPVKAAELMLEEPGHVIAPVDELKQRSRTIAMRADDELLPGKVYLSVPLSKANCKISASELAIIESTIAACAKRSSKKRSGAKVLPAMAVDLWEEKGSESGVKVLEGNDTSSTSYRLVNYRQWTLALEPIPEEF; encoded by the coding sequence ATGGGAAACTACACTTCTTGCTGTGCTGTTGTTACCCTCTCAAGTAAACCTAAGACTGCAAAACTTATAAATTCTCAGGGAAACTTAAGGCAAGTAAGTCTCCCGGTAAAAGCTGCAGAGCTCATGCTTGAAGAACCTGGCCATGTCATCGCTCCAGTAGATGAGCTGAAGCAAAGGAGTCGTACAATAGCCATGCGAGCTGACGATGAGCTTCTGCCTGGAAAGGTATACCTGTCAGTTCCTTTAAGTAAGGCAAACTGTAAAATTTCTGCGTCGGAGTTGGCAATCATTGAGTCTACCATAGCTGCTTGTGCGAAAAGGTCGAGCAAGAAGAGAAGTGGTGCTAAGGTTTTGCCTGCTATGGCCGTGGACTTGTGGGAGGAGAAGGGATCAGAGAGTGGGGTTAAGGTCTTGGAAGGAAATGATACGAGCTCTACCAGTTACCGGTTAGTGAATTATAGGCAGTGGACTCTGGCGTTGGAGCCGATACCGGAGGAGTTTTGA